In the genome of Acetobacter oryzifermentans, one region contains:
- a CDS encoding ABC-F family ATP-binding cassette domain-containing protein has product MAHPPLLHLQDITLTLGGNPLLDGAGFAVGRGERLCLVGRNGSGKSTLLKIAAGVIQPDSGSVFVQPGASLRYLPQEPDLTAYTTTADYVVNQIGDPDMAWRAAPLLDALGLTGKENTQNLSGGEGRRCAIAGALAAAPDVLLLDEPTNHLDMPTIEWLERELLSLGCAMVIISHDRRLLSTLSRSVVWLDRGVTRRLDEGFGRFEAWREEVLEQEERDAHKLDRQIAREEDWMRYGVTARRKRNVRRVRELADLRTARKEAIRTPGTLTLNTQAAATSSKLVAVAEDISKAWGEKQVVRHLDLRVLRGDRLGIVGANGAGKTTLLRMLTGLDQPDSGIISLGPSLNMVTLDQQRRSLNPERTLADTLTEGGGDMVLVGTEKRHVIGYMKDFLFRPEQARTPVSALSGGERGRLMLACALAKPSNLLVLDEPTNDLDLETLDILQDMLASYEGTVLLVSHDRDFLDRVATSVLATEGDGSWIEYAGGYSDMLAQRHQKPLTTAAVVENEPAKPKDAVPARGPAKKLSYKDQFALDNLPKEMEKLEAQAATLREKLADPDLYGKNPAQFEKISVDLQKLETKLAESEERWLELEMKREALQVD; this is encoded by the coding sequence ATGGCGCATCCTCCTTTACTCCACTTGCAGGACATCACTCTTACACTGGGGGGGAACCCACTTCTGGATGGCGCAGGCTTTGCCGTTGGGCGGGGTGAGCGGCTGTGCCTTGTGGGCAGAAACGGATCGGGCAAGTCCACTCTTCTCAAAATAGCGGCTGGTGTTATTCAGCCGGATTCAGGCTCTGTTTTTGTGCAGCCCGGCGCTTCCCTGCGCTATCTGCCGCAGGAGCCGGATTTAACTGCCTATACCACAACAGCAGATTACGTGGTGAACCAGATAGGAGACCCGGATATGGCATGGCGAGCTGCGCCATTGCTAGATGCGCTGGGCCTGACGGGCAAAGAAAACACGCAAAACCTTTCTGGCGGTGAGGGGCGACGTTGCGCCATTGCCGGGGCGCTGGCTGCGGCTCCTGATGTGCTGTTGCTGGATGAACCGACCAACCATCTGGACATGCCCACCATTGAATGGCTGGAGCGTGAATTGCTGAGCCTTGGTTGCGCCATGGTGATTATCAGCCACGATAGGCGGCTTCTTTCTACGCTGTCACGCTCTGTCGTGTGGCTGGATCGAGGGGTAACCCGCAGGCTTGATGAAGGCTTTGGGCGGTTTGAAGCTTGGCGTGAAGAGGTTCTGGAACAGGAAGAGCGCGATGCGCACAAATTGGACCGCCAGATTGCGCGAGAAGAAGATTGGATGCGTTATGGCGTAACCGCACGCCGTAAACGTAACGTGCGCCGCGTGCGAGAGCTGGCAGATTTGCGCACCGCGCGTAAGGAAGCTATTCGCACCCCCGGTACCCTCACCCTGAACACACAGGCCGCCGCAACATCCAGCAAGCTGGTGGCCGTAGCGGAAGATATCAGCAAGGCATGGGGTGAAAAACAGGTGGTTCGCCATCTGGATCTGCGTGTTCTGCGCGGAGACCGGCTGGGTATTGTCGGGGCCAACGGTGCAGGCAAAACCACATTGTTGCGTATGCTCACAGGGCTGGACCAGCCCGATAGCGGCATAATCTCGCTTGGCCCATCCCTTAATATGGTTACGCTGGATCAGCAGCGCCGGAGCTTAAACCCAGAACGCACATTGGCCGATACCCTAACCGAAGGTGGCGGCGATATGGTGTTGGTGGGCACAGAAAAGCGCCACGTTATTGGGTATATGAAAGACTTTTTGTTCCGTCCGGAACAGGCACGCACGCCCGTAAGTGCTCTATCTGGTGGGGAACGTGGGCGGTTGATGCTGGCCTGCGCCTTGGCCAAGCCCTCCAATCTGCTGGTGCTGGACGAACCGACTAACGATCTGGATCTGGAAACGCTCGATATCTTGCAGGATATGCTGGCCAGTTATGAAGGCACAGTCCTGCTTGTAAGCCATGATCGTGATTTTCTGGACCGTGTTGCCACATCTGTTCTGGCAACGGAGGGAGATGGTAGCTGGATAGAATATGCCGGTGGATACAGCGATATGCTGGCTCAACGGCACCAGAAACCACTTACAACCGCTGCCGTGGTGGAAAATGAACCTGCCAAACCCAAGGATGCGGTCCCAGCACGCGGCCCCGCCAAAAAACTGAGTTATAAGGATCAGTTCGCGCTGGATAATCTGCCTAAGGAAATGGAAAAGCTGGAAGCACAGGCTGCAACGCTGCGTGAAAAACTGGCTGATCCAGACCTGTATGGCAAAAACCCAGCGCAGTTTGAAAAAATTTCGGTTGATTTACAAAAGCTGGAAACAAAGCTGGCCGAATCTGAAGAACGCTGGCTGGAACTGGAAATGAAGCGCGAAGCCCTGCAAGTAGATTAA
- the treF gene encoding alpha,alpha-trehalase TreF — MPCFTGSLYKRTLPFCSVALFALLTAAPMAYAQDMTDAADAEGAQPLLSLAPLPPGSAQPAAPKPEGRKAPEVMAKSKSETPVAVEQDIRPPSIAFDGLFAAIHQTRMFTDPKVVSDIVPDRSPTDLVALWKQEKDKPGFNLKDFVTEHFTIPALRSAAYTRKPDESVRDYISGMWDVLTRDPDVAMPWSTLLPLPYKYIVPGGRFAEIYYWDSYFTMIGLYEDDHVDLMRDMVRDIASLIDTYGHMPNGNRTYYLSRSGLPFFSLMLDLLASHDGQIAYTSFLPELQKEYDYWTLGAANLPPGMARHHVVRLQDGTLMFRHWDTRSAPRDESWPQDMATAQETSRPSGEVWRDLRAGAESGWDFSSRWLADGKTLTTIQTTSLLTIELNCLMVHLDQTLSHAYALNGQEDKASYYAQQAEILRSGINRFLWNEKQGAYFDYNWRTGRQTNILSIATSMPLFLHQASVNQADAVAETLKTRLLHAGGLTATEHPTGQQWDAPNGWAPLEWMAVKGLEQYGHHEFAADIARRWMARVIGTFERSGVLLEKYDVSATEISPTGGKGGGEYPMQIGFGWTNGTLVGFMNRYPQNTRQVLDNNPLADQPSQEPLPPIDAWDAKGPEIPVEERSPLRGVPLSSLNMEQFNKDDDGDDDDDAPAQDAPHSAPSSDKPIQHSDQPAKPKDQ, encoded by the coding sequence ATGCCTTGTTTTACTGGTTCTCTTTATAAGCGCACTCTTCCTTTCTGTAGTGTGGCGCTTTTTGCTCTCCTCACCGCAGCGCCTATGGCGTATGCGCAGGATATGACTGATGCCGCGGATGCTGAAGGCGCGCAACCATTGCTCAGTCTGGCGCCTTTACCGCCGGGGAGTGCGCAGCCAGCAGCCCCAAAGCCGGAGGGGAGAAAAGCGCCAGAAGTTATGGCCAAAAGCAAGAGTGAAACGCCAGTAGCGGTGGAACAGGATATCCGCCCGCCTTCTATTGCGTTTGATGGGCTTTTTGCAGCCATTCATCAAACACGTATGTTTACAGACCCCAAAGTGGTTTCAGACATTGTGCCCGATCGCTCTCCTACCGATCTGGTGGCATTATGGAAGCAGGAAAAAGACAAGCCAGGCTTTAACCTGAAAGACTTTGTAACAGAGCATTTTACTATCCCTGCCCTGCGCTCTGCCGCCTATACGCGCAAACCGGATGAAAGTGTGCGGGATTACATTTCCGGCATGTGGGATGTTCTGACGCGAGACCCGGACGTGGCCATGCCGTGGTCTACCCTACTGCCCCTCCCTTATAAGTATATTGTTCCGGGTGGGCGGTTTGCAGAGATTTATTACTGGGACAGCTACTTCACCATGATCGGCCTGTATGAGGATGATCATGTAGATCTCATGCGTGATATGGTGCGCGATATTGCATCGCTTATAGATACATATGGGCATATGCCCAACGGCAACCGCACCTATTACCTCAGCCGTTCTGGCCTGCCATTTTTTTCCCTCATGCTGGATTTGCTTGCTAGCCATGATGGGCAGATTGCCTACACATCCTTTCTGCCGGAACTGCAGAAGGAATATGATTACTGGACCTTGGGTGCGGCCAATCTGCCGCCGGGCATGGCGCGGCACCATGTGGTGCGCCTGCAAGATGGCACCCTCATGTTCCGCCACTGGGATACACGCAGCGCCCCGCGTGATGAAAGCTGGCCGCAAGATATGGCCACAGCGCAGGAAACAAGCCGCCCTTCTGGCGAAGTCTGGCGTGATTTGCGGGCTGGGGCCGAAAGCGGGTGGGATTTTTCATCACGTTGGTTGGCTGATGGTAAAACGCTGACAACAATCCAAACCACATCACTGCTGACAATTGAATTGAACTGTCTGATGGTACATCTGGATCAGACACTCTCTCATGCTTATGCGCTGAATGGGCAGGAAGATAAGGCCAGTTATTACGCCCAGCAGGCAGAAATTTTACGTTCTGGCATTAATCGGTTTTTGTGGAACGAAAAACAGGGTGCCTATTTTGATTATAATTGGCGCACCGGGCGGCAAACAAATATCCTTTCCATTGCCACCTCCATGCCGCTGTTTTTGCATCAAGCCAGTGTCAATCAGGCCGATGCGGTGGCTGAAACCCTTAAAACCCGCTTGCTGCATGCGGGCGGTTTAACTGCAACAGAGCATCCAACAGGCCAGCAGTGGGATGCCCCAAATGGCTGGGCGCCGTTGGAATGGATGGCCGTTAAAGGGCTGGAACAATATGGGCACCACGAATTTGCGGCCGATATTGCGCGCCGTTGGATGGCCCGCGTGATTGGAACTTTTGAACGCAGTGGTGTGTTGCTGGAAAAATACGATGTTTCTGCCACCGAGATCAGCCCAACAGGCGGTAAAGGTGGTGGGGAATACCCCATGCAGATTGGCTTTGGTTGGACGAACGGCACCTTGGTGGGCTTTATGAACCGCTATCCGCAAAATACGCGGCAGGTGTTGGATAACAATCCACTGGCAGATCAACCCTCGCAAGAACCTCTGCCCCCAATTGATGCGTGGGATGCAAAGGGCCCGGAAATTCCAGTGGAAGAACGTTCGCCCTTGCGTGGTGTGCCGTTGTCATCCCTCAATATGGAACAATTCAACAAGGATGATGATGGAGACGATGATGATGACGCCCCTGCACAGGATGCCCCGCACAGTGCGCCTTCATCAGACAAACCGATCCAGCATAGCGATCAGCCAGCTAAACCAAAAGATCAGTAA
- a CDS encoding S-(hydroxymethyl)glutathione dehydrogenase/class III alcohol dehydrogenase has translation MKSRAAVAFKPGQPLEIVEIDVAPPQAGEVLVKILNTGVCHTDAFTLSGQDPEGLFPVVLGHEGAGIVMEVGEGVTSVKPGDHVIPLYTAECGKCEFCTSGKTNLCIAVRATQGKGVMPDGTSRFSYKGQPLYHYMGCSTFSEYTVVAEVSLAKINPESNPEQVCLLGCGVTTGIGAVHNTAKVQEGDSVAVFGLGGIGLAVIQGARQAKAGRIFAIDTNPDKFELAKAFGATDFINPKDYEAPIQQVIIEMTGWGVDHSFECIGNVEVMRAALECAHRGWGQSVVIGVAGAGKEISTRPFQLVTGRTWKGTAFGGVKGRTQLPGMVEDAMAGKIDLAPFVTHTMPLEDINTAFDLMHEGKSIRSVIHYTP, from the coding sequence ATGAAATCACGCGCCGCAGTTGCATTCAAACCGGGCCAGCCTCTGGAAATTGTTGAAATTGATGTAGCCCCCCCACAGGCCGGGGAAGTTCTGGTTAAAATCCTGAACACTGGCGTTTGCCACACAGATGCCTTCACTCTTTCGGGGCAGGACCCGGAAGGCCTCTTTCCCGTTGTGCTGGGGCATGAGGGCGCAGGTATTGTGATGGAAGTTGGCGAAGGCGTTACCAGCGTTAAGCCCGGAGACCACGTTATTCCGCTATATACGGCAGAATGCGGTAAGTGTGAGTTCTGCACTTCTGGCAAAACCAACTTGTGTATTGCAGTGCGTGCCACGCAGGGTAAAGGCGTGATGCCGGATGGCACCAGCCGTTTTTCCTACAAAGGTCAGCCACTTTACCACTACATGGGGTGTTCTACCTTTAGTGAATACACGGTGGTAGCCGAAGTTTCCTTGGCTAAAATCAACCCAGAATCTAACCCCGAACAGGTTTGCCTACTGGGCTGTGGCGTTACCACAGGCATTGGGGCCGTACACAACACAGCTAAAGTGCAAGAAGGGGATTCTGTAGCTGTTTTTGGCTTGGGCGGTATCGGGCTAGCCGTTATTCAGGGTGCGCGCCAAGCCAAGGCCGGACGAATTTTTGCTATTGATACTAACCCGGACAAGTTTGAACTGGCCAAGGCTTTTGGGGCTACGGATTTCATCAATCCCAAGGATTATGAAGCTCCCATTCAGCAGGTTATTATTGAAATGACAGGTTGGGGCGTGGACCACAGCTTTGAATGTATCGGCAATGTTGAAGTTATGCGCGCGGCCTTGGAATGTGCACACCGCGGCTGGGGCCAATCTGTAGTTATTGGCGTAGCCGGTGCCGGAAAGGAAATTTCCACCCGTCCGTTCCAGTTGGTAACGGGCCGTACATGGAAAGGCACGGCATTTGGTGGCGTTAAAGGCCGTACACAGCTCCCCGGCATGGTGGAAGATGCCATGGCTGGCAAAATTGATCTGGCCCCATTTGTAACCCACACCATGCCACTGGAAGATATCAACACAGCGTTTGACCTGATGCACGAGGGCAAATCCATTCGGAGTGTAATTCACTACACCCCGTAA
- a CDS encoding zinc ribbon domain-containing protein YjdM yields MKCPSCGSEYPYHDGNLWVCPECAHEWNEETQADAAEAEVSSLVRDANGNQLADGDTVTVLKDLKIKGSSQAVKGGTKVKNIRLVDVGDGHNIACKIAGFGAMNLKSEFVKKS; encoded by the coding sequence ATGAAGTGCCCTTCTTGTGGTTCCGAGTATCCCTATCATGATGGAAATTTGTGGGTTTGCCCGGAATGTGCCCATGAATGGAATGAAGAAACCCAAGCGGATGCTGCAGAAGCGGAGGTTTCATCCCTTGTGCGAGATGCCAACGGAAACCAGCTTGCTGATGGTGATACGGTAACGGTTTTGAAAGACCTGAAAATTAAAGGATCTTCTCAGGCTGTTAAAGGCGGAACCAAGGTTAAGAACATTCGGCTGGTTGATGTGGGTGATGGCCACAACATTGCCTGTAAGATAGCTGGCTTTGGTGCGATGAACCTGAAATCAGAGTTCGTGAAGAAATCCTGA
- a CDS encoding aromatic amino acid transport family protein gives MQRPDTRILNAGPDALSPQQWKEATRFDGTDIGWIVMSIGMAIGAGIVFLPVQVGLMGVWVFLLSAVVGYPGMYLFQRLFINTLASARVSQTYPDMISSYLGRGWGTLLGALYFVMLVIWMFVYATAITRDSASYLHSFGITPHLLSNYAWYPLILLTVLVGLASRGEKLLFRMSSFMVITKLLIVAAMGIFMIPRWNTANLGALPPVGTLVTKAVITLPFTLTSILFIQTLSPMVISYRAREKSPEVARYKALRAMNIAFAILFVTVFFYAISFTLAMKPSDAIAAYQQNISALAIIAQVFPTSSISLIGVILNLFAVMTAFFGVYLGFREASVGIFSSILGHWVKPGHLHRNWVQYGVMGFAILLSWGAVVANLPVLSFTTFSSPIFGIIGCLLPVWLVVKTPDLRKYRKPSLVFITLIGVLLCISPLLAWM, from the coding sequence ATGCAGCGCCCTGACACACGCATATTAAACGCTGGCCCCGATGCGCTTTCTCCCCAGCAATGGAAAGAGGCAACCCGGTTTGATGGCACAGATATTGGCTGGATTGTCATGAGCATTGGCATGGCCATTGGTGCGGGTATTGTATTTCTGCCCGTTCAGGTAGGGCTGATGGGCGTGTGGGTTTTTTTACTGTCTGCTGTTGTCGGGTACCCCGGTATGTATCTGTTTCAGCGGCTGTTCATCAACACGCTGGCATCTGCGCGCGTAAGCCAGACATACCCAGATATGATCTCCAGCTATCTGGGGCGAGGCTGGGGCACCTTGTTAGGTGCACTGTATTTTGTCATGTTGGTTATATGGATGTTTGTATATGCCACCGCCATTACGCGGGATAGCGCATCTTACTTGCACAGCTTTGGCATAACGCCGCATCTGCTTTCCAATTATGCGTGGTACCCGCTTATTCTGCTAACCGTTCTGGTAGGCTTGGCCTCTCGTGGGGAAAAACTGCTGTTCCGCATGTCTTCCTTTATGGTGATCACCAAACTGCTGATTGTAGCGGCCATGGGCATTTTCATGATCCCACGCTGGAACACCGCCAACCTTGGCGCATTACCACCCGTTGGCACGTTGGTAACAAAAGCCGTTATTACGCTGCCTTTTACGCTTACGTCCATTTTGTTTATTCAAACCCTCAGCCCAATGGTAATTTCCTACCGGGCACGGGAAAAATCTCCAGAAGTGGCGCGTTACAAGGCCTTGCGGGCCATGAATATTGCTTTTGCCATTCTGTTTGTAACGGTCTTTTTCTACGCAATATCCTTTACACTGGCCATGAAGCCCAGTGATGCCATTGCCGCGTATCAGCAAAACATTTCTGCCTTGGCCATTATTGCGCAGGTATTTCCGACAAGTTCTATCAGCTTAATTGGCGTTATTCTGAACCTTTTTGCCGTTATGACAGCATTTTTTGGGGTCTACCTTGGTTTTCGGGAAGCCAGCGTGGGTATTTTCAGTTCCATACTGGGGCATTGGGTCAAACCTGGGCATCTGCACCGCAACTGGGTTCAGTATGGCGTTATGGGGTTTGCTATCCTCCTTTCATGGGGTGCGGTGGTTGCCAATTTGCCGGTGTTGTCTTTTACAACATTCAGCAGCCCGATTTTTGGTATTATTGGCTGCTTGCTACCCGTCTGGCTGGTGGTGAAAACGCCTGATCTGCGCAAATATCGTAAGCCCAGCCTCGTATTTATTACCCTTATTGGCGTTCTGCTTTGCATCTCACCCTTGTTGGCGTGGATGTAA
- a CDS encoding ketopantoate reductase family protein: MNTQFSPSTKTVALIGAGAVGLCLAAAFMQAGWQVVVCGARARFPQIEETDTHTYSIRHAATPADIGPCDTAILAVKSHQTQDVSAWISAFNRASATFLVAQNGLGQKERVAAYAPHANILPAIVYFNAQRFAPGRVTLKRIGAYDLCVPDDAAAQYFADVLQKGGMRVQVTADMATALWLKLLANITANPITTLTGRRTGIMQECAIQAAARQIMAEAVKVGKAEGAKLTAQHVEDILLWLQTIPAESVTSMLQDRQAGRELEYEALTGYVVKAAEKHGIDVPLNHLVLSLLSSLHPAHP, translated from the coding sequence ATGAACACACAGTTTTCTCCAAGCACGAAAACCGTTGCCCTTATCGGTGCTGGAGCTGTCGGGCTTTGTCTCGCTGCGGCTTTTATGCAGGCTGGATGGCAGGTTGTGGTGTGTGGAGCGCGGGCGAGGTTTCCTCAAATTGAAGAAACCGATACCCACACATATTCTATCCGACATGCTGCCACACCGGCAGATATTGGCCCTTGCGATACCGCTATTTTGGCTGTGAAGTCTCACCAAACCCAAGATGTCTCCGCCTGGATAAGCGCGTTTAACCGGGCCAGCGCCACTTTTCTGGTTGCACAAAACGGGCTTGGGCAAAAAGAGCGTGTGGCTGCCTATGCGCCACACGCCAATATTCTGCCAGCTATTGTTTATTTTAACGCGCAGCGTTTTGCCCCCGGCAGGGTCACGTTAAAGCGTATTGGAGCGTATGATTTGTGTGTGCCAGATGATGCCGCAGCACAATATTTTGCGGATGTTCTGCAAAAAGGAGGCATGCGGGTGCAGGTAACAGCAGATATGGCCACTGCACTGTGGTTGAAATTGTTGGCTAATATTACAGCCAACCCTATCACCACGCTTACAGGCCGCCGCACAGGCATCATGCAAGAATGTGCTATTCAGGCTGCCGCACGGCAGATTATGGCCGAAGCCGTAAAGGTTGGGAAAGCTGAAGGCGCAAAACTGACTGCGCAGCATGTAGAGGATATTCTTTTATGGCTGCAAACCATACCGGCAGAGAGTGTCACATCTATGTTGCAGGATCGTCAGGCTGGACGAGAGTTGGAATATGAAGCTTTAACAGGTTACGTTGTGAAAGCAGCAGAAAAGCATGGAATTGACGTGCCACTGAACCATCTGGTTTTGTCTCTGTTATCTTCTCTCCACCCCGCACATCCGTAA